A single Acetivibrio cellulolyticus CD2 DNA region contains:
- a CDS encoding copper amine oxidase N-terminal domain-containing protein: protein MQKISKRFLKLTILVITVLVMLPMLPINAAEEQDTDITQLLKEFQVEDNPIDYSIINSNTNITADGMDTLDNALFTIFMEPAVSDYYDKICPLFEKSNISGIQMFVDGQQIDFTKYDNVYPSIIDGRVLVPLRAIGENLGAEVEWIAKDKLIRIKLNDKVVEIVVDSKDALINSKKTTLDVPAKIIDGRTLVPARFISESFSKTVEWHSYNKELGVIAIY from the coding sequence ATGCAAAAGATTAGCAAAAGATTTTTAAAATTAACTATTTTGGTCATTACAGTGCTTGTAATGCTTCCAATGCTTCCAATCAACGCTGCTGAAGAACAGGACACTGATATTACACAACTCTTAAAAGAGTTTCAAGTTGAAGATAATCCAATCGATTATTCAATAATCAACAGTAACACCAATATAACAGCAGATGGAATGGATACGTTGGATAATGCTTTGTTTACAATATTTATGGAGCCTGCAGTAAGTGATTATTATGATAAAATCTGTCCGCTGTTTGAAAAAAGCAATATTTCTGGAATTCAGATGTTTGTCGACGGCCAGCAAATTGATTTTACTAAATATGATAATGTCTATCCATCTATAATTGATGGCAGAGTATTGGTACCTCTTCGCGCAATAGGTGAAAATCTAGGCGCAGAAGTAGAGTGGATAGCAAAGGATAAGCTTATCAGGATTAAGCTCAACGATAAAGTAGTTGAAATAGTTGTAGATTCAAAGGACGCCTTGATAAATAGTAAGAAAACAACTCTGGATGTTCCAGCAAAAATAATTGATGGAAGGACTTTAGTACCTGCAAGATTTATTAGTGAATCATTTTCAAAAACTGTGGAATGGCATTCATATAATAAAGAATTGGGTGTTATTGCTATATATTAA
- a CDS encoding T9SS type A sorting domain-containing protein has protein sequence MKKNILSLILIVTTILSGSMVFAEPVFDYEPNDSPYSAYVLNGDSTLSSTIANSEDVDFYNFYVNGTVDTVITLTSPKDTDYDLKLFDENYNEIGSSSLSLNNDDIISINSLTTGIYSIKVYSFNKSASNLPYTLSTRTVDINGTNTPSHAGISEANKNNTTMANVLEIDSNTSFIGKMDKLSKARYFKFNIKNFSDINISMTPPKGVDLDIKLYSLSGLEVGSSTNKDGTENISKSNLLPGIYYLKVYGCGSAFSLNTYRVTVEAAKAAYITTSKGNSANNYSRSSSQTSTTAPRALLLYVGPYLSKFTDDDLKKLLVDDPINTKDFIITDNGIQYNTYYDKDGKLVDIVTPEKINAMTLDKLDSTGKLDQIKLDYLAFYQKAMRENSLDYFASEAADLASRLIKIDSSVKLTIAIPEIKMQALSYEYIEPVKEKIIKGIKERLDFVNPDYWEENIRGFYFSSEGIPYYYTWFKPDKTINFDNPVVKTMLSFSNEIHQVYNKEFMWIPYYGNSLAIDSYYNKEQFVRIGYIANRTNIFDYIFIQPSYYFKPKSENIPFVKTSTELNAVVDMKLDIVGGIKTSKTLIGPEMEIDTKLDTTIGKDDSLAYQKRYNQYVTAFSNVKSNTPVAFYAGSRDEIFNDTVYNSVKNFFKSIQ, from the coding sequence ATGAAAAAAAATATTTTAAGTCTGATTTTGATAGTAACAACCATATTATCAGGTTCTATGGTATTTGCCGAGCCTGTTTTTGACTATGAACCGAATGATTCACCATATTCAGCTTATGTTCTAAATGGTGATTCTACACTGAGTTCTACAATAGCAAACAGTGAAGATGTAGATTTTTATAATTTTTATGTTAATGGTACTGTTGATACTGTAATTACTCTAACATCACCGAAAGATACCGATTACGACCTTAAACTGTTTGACGAAAATTATAATGAGATCGGAAGCTCCAGCCTTTCTTTAAATAATGATGATATTATAAGTATCAATTCGCTTACCACTGGAATATATTCTATCAAGGTGTATAGTTTTAATAAAAGTGCTTCTAATTTACCGTATACCCTATCTACCAGGACAGTTGATATTAATGGTACTAATACGCCAAGCCATGCAGGAATATCTGAGGCAAACAAAAACAATACAACAATGGCAAATGTATTGGAAATTGATTCAAACACATCCTTTATAGGCAAAATGGACAAGCTTAGTAAAGCACGGTACTTTAAGTTTAACATTAAGAATTTTTCAGATATTAATATATCAATGACTCCACCAAAGGGTGTAGATTTGGATATAAAATTATATAGCTTATCAGGTCTAGAAGTTGGAAGTTCAACGAATAAGGATGGTACTGAAAATATCTCAAAAAGCAATTTATTACCTGGAATTTACTACCTAAAAGTATATGGCTGCGGTTCTGCCTTTTCTTTAAATACATATAGAGTTACTGTAGAAGCTGCGAAAGCTGCCTATATTACTACTAGCAAAGGTAATAGTGCTAATAATTATTCCCGATCAAGCTCTCAAACCTCAACAACTGCCCCAAGAGCTTTACTTTTATATGTGGGACCATATTTATCTAAATTTACTGATGATGATCTGAAAAAGTTACTTGTTGATGATCCTATTAATACAAAAGACTTTATTATCACAGATAATGGGATACAATATAACACATATTATGATAAAGACGGGAAATTAGTCGATATTGTTACTCCTGAAAAAATAAATGCTATGACTTTGGATAAGCTTGATTCAACAGGAAAACTAGATCAAATAAAGTTAGACTATTTAGCGTTTTACCAAAAAGCAATGCGTGAAAATTCTTTGGACTATTTTGCAAGTGAAGCTGCTGATTTGGCTTCTAGGTTGATAAAAATAGATTCCAGCGTAAAACTGACAATAGCTATTCCGGAAATCAAAATGCAAGCTCTTAGCTATGAATATATTGAACCTGTAAAGGAAAAGATTATTAAGGGAATTAAAGAAAGATTGGATTTTGTTAACCCTGACTATTGGGAAGAAAACATCAGAGGTTTTTACTTCTCATCTGAAGGAATTCCTTATTATTATACCTGGTTTAAACCTGATAAAACAATTAACTTTGATAATCCGGTAGTAAAGACAATGCTCAGTTTTTCAAATGAGATACATCAAGTGTACAATAAGGAATTTATGTGGATACCCTATTATGGCAACAGTTTGGCTATAGATAGTTATTACAACAAAGAGCAGTTTGTTCGCATAGGATATATTGCAAATAGAACAAACATATTTGACTATATATTTATTCAACCTTCATACTATTTTAAACCAAAGTCCGAAAATATTCCTTTTGTCAAAACATCAACCGAATTAAATGCAGTTGTTGATATGAAATTAGATATTGTTGGTGGAATTAAGACTTCAAAAACTTTGATAGGTCCTGAAATGGAAATAGATACGAAACTTGATACCACTATAGGGAAAGATGATTCATTGGCTTATCAGAAAAGATATAACCAGTATGTTACGGCTTTTTCCAATGTAAAATCCAACACTCCTGTTGCATTTTATGCTGGTTCAAGGGATGAGATTTTTAATGATACTGTTTATAATTCAGTAAAGAACTTTTTTAAGAGCATTCAATAA
- a CDS encoding NADH peroxidase — protein sequence MKKFVCSVCGYVHEGNEPPESCPQCKAPKSKFVEKTDASLQWADEHRIGVAKDVDKEVVEGLKANFYGECTEIGMYLAMSRQADRDGYPEIAEAYKRIAWEEAEHAAKFAELLGDQLTNDTKKNLQMRVEAEFGACQGKKDLATKAKQLNYDAIHDTVHEMCKDEARHGQAFKGLLERYFGK from the coding sequence ATGAAGAAATTTGTTTGTTCAGTTTGCGGTTATGTACATGAAGGAAATGAGCCACCAGAAAGTTGTCCACAGTGTAAGGCACCTAAGTCTAAATTTGTTGAAAAGACCGATGCATCCCTTCAATGGGCCGATGAGCATAGAATCGGTGTGGCAAAGGATGTTGATAAAGAAGTTGTTGAAGGATTAAAGGCTAATTTTTATGGTGAGTGTACTGAAATCGGAATGTATCTTGCAATGAGCCGCCAGGCTGACAGGGACGGCTATCCGGAAATAGCTGAAGCATATAAGAGAATAGCATGGGAAGAAGCTGAGCATGCAGCAAAATTTGCAGAACTTCTTGGAGATCAGCTTACCAATGATACAAAGAAAAATTTGCAAATGAGGGTTGAAGCAGAGTTTGGTGCATGTCAAGGTAAGAAAGATTTAGCTACTAAGGCAAAACAGTTGAATTATGATGCGATTCACGATACAGTTCACGAGATGTGTAAGGATGAAGCAAGGCATGGTCAGGCATTCAAGGGATTGTTAGAGAGATATTTTGGTAAATAA